The following are encoded in a window of Chitinivibrionales bacterium genomic DNA:
- a CDS encoding flavodoxin — protein MAEKILVTYASKSGSTAEIAVAISEALRESGYETDIIHVSKVTDVSSYRGVIIGSGIYMGRWLRSAMKFIRKNKTALQSIPVAFFSVCLLMKEDTEENRKTAEAYFDGPKSIVSPFETATFAGALEIERLPILYKIIVKSQKEKSADYRNYDNVKKWAKSVGEKIARSVGRR, from the coding sequence ATGGCGGAAAAAATACTTGTTACCTATGCAAGCAAGAGCGGGAGTACTGCTGAGATTGCAGTCGCGATTAGTGAAGCGCTCCGGGAGAGTGGTTATGAAACCGATATTATTCATGTTTCGAAAGTTACCGATGTCTCTTCTTATAGAGGGGTCATTATCGGCAGCGGGATTTACATGGGACGGTGGCTGAGATCTGCAATGAAATTTATCCGGAAAAACAAAACGGCGCTTCAATCGATCCCGGTTGCTTTTTTCAGCGTATGTCTTTTGATGAAAGAGGATACGGAAGAAAACCGGAAAACCGCCGAAGCCTATTTTGACGGGCCCAAATCGATTGTTTCTCCCTTTGAGACCGCAACATTTGCCGGTGCGCTCGAAATTGAGAGGCTTCCAATCCTATATAAAATCATTGTAAAAAGCCAAAAAGAAAAGAGTGCCGATTACCGGAACTATGATAATGTCAAAAAGTGGGCGAAAAGTGTTGGAGAAAAAATAGCCCGGTCGGTCGGCCGGCGATAG
- a CDS encoding MATE family efflux transporter, giving the protein MNVRSAKLTSGPVGKTLINLAAPMLVGIIAMMAFNLIDTFYVAKLGTRKLAAMVLTFPVVMIIASFALGLGVGAVVTISRAIGESDHEKVRRLATDSLTLSVTLVAVLVTIGLFTIEPVFFSLGATPDNIHLVKQYMRIWYFGMVFVVVPMVGNNAIRATGDTKTPSIIMLIAVAINGILDPLLIFGIGPFPRLELAGAALATVIARACTLTISLSILHFREQMLASPFAQLPVLITSWWRVLKTGLPVAASNVLIPFTIAIVTRLVSGYGPEAVAGYGIATRVEAFSLTLVFALSVSLGPFIGQNFGARDFNRIEKGIKYSMRFSLLWGGVVFLILYFAGESIAVLFNTDNDVVSVATRYFMIVPASFAFFGMHQFSWASLNALDNSLHSAGLEIIRSFVVLIPAALLGSKLWGIPGIFAAILTANTIAGIVSRAWLKRMLGKMREGE; this is encoded by the coding sequence ATGAACGTTCGCTCCGCAAAACTGACTTCAGGCCCCGTCGGAAAAACGCTTATCAACCTTGCCGCTCCCATGCTGGTCGGCATAATCGCCATGATGGCGTTCAATTTGATCGATACCTTTTATGTGGCAAAACTGGGAACCCGGAAACTTGCTGCAATGGTTTTGACCTTTCCGGTGGTTATGATTATCGCAAGCTTTGCCCTTGGCCTCGGCGTGGGTGCTGTCGTTACCATTTCCCGGGCAATCGGTGAGAGCGACCACGAAAAGGTCCGCCGGCTGGCCACCGATTCACTGACCCTTTCGGTTACGCTTGTTGCCGTGCTTGTTACGATCGGTTTGTTTACAATCGAGCCGGTTTTCTTTTCCCTGGGCGCGACGCCGGACAACATACACCTTGTAAAGCAATACATGCGTATCTGGTATTTCGGCATGGTTTTTGTTGTGGTCCCCATGGTCGGGAACAATGCGATCAGGGCGACCGGCGACACCAAAACACCCAGTATTATCATGCTTATCGCCGTTGCGATCAACGGCATTCTGGATCCGCTGTTGATATTCGGAATCGGCCCGTTCCCCCGCCTGGAACTCGCCGGAGCGGCCCTTGCTACGGTCATTGCCAGAGCATGCACCCTTACCATTTCATTGAGTATTCTCCATTTCAGAGAACAAATGCTCGCATCGCCCTTTGCTCAACTGCCGGTGCTTATCACTTCCTGGTGGCGGGTGCTGAAAACAGGGCTTCCGGTCGCGGCATCCAATGTGCTCATCCCCTTTACAATTGCAATCGTCACCCGCCTTGTATCCGGGTATGGTCCCGAAGCCGTGGCCGGATACGGTATCGCTACCCGGGTCGAGGCTTTCAGTCTTACCCTTGTCTTTGCGTTATCGGTCTCCCTGGGACCCTTTATCGGCCAGAATTTCGGCGCCCGTGATTTCAATCGTATCGAAAAGGGTATCAAATACAGCATGAGATTTTCCCTGCTCTGGGGCGGGGTCGTTTTTTTAATCCTCTATTTTGCAGGAGAATCTATTGCCGTTCTTTTCAATACCGACAATGACGTAGTTTCGGTTGCGACACGCTATTTCATGATCGTACCCGCCAGCTTTGCCTTTTTTGGAATGCACCAATTCTCCTGGGCTTCGCTCAATGCTCTTGACAATTCGCTCCACTCAGCCGGACTGGAAATAATACGTTCCTTTGTGGTCCTTATCCCCGCAGCACTGCTCGGTTCGAAACTATGGGGAATCCCCGGCATTTTCGCGGCTATCCTTACCGCAAACACTATCGCCGGAATCGTCTCGCGAGCCTGGCTGAAACGAATGCTGGGGAAGATGAGAGAGGGGGAATAA